One Polynucleobacter necessarius genomic window, AAATCAACTGCACAAGCTTGCGTATTAGGTTCTGCGCCAAAACGGGTGCTAGCACCACTAAAAATTTTGGATTGCGTTTGTAGTTGTGCATGGGTCTCAAGACCAATAACGACTTCCCACTGCATCATGCCACCTCGCTTGCTTGACGTAAATGCCAATCAGTAGACTGCTGATATTGATGGGCTACTTGTAATAGGCGCGCTTCAGAAAAATAATTTCCAATTAATTGCATGCCAATTGGCAAATTATTCGCATTAAATCCGCAAGGGGCGCTCATTGCTGGCAAGCCTGCCAAATTGGTTGAGAGCGTATAAATATCCTCTAAATACATTTGCACAGGATCGTTTGATTTTTCACCTAAGCGCCAAGCCACATCTGGCGCTACAGACCCAAGGATGACATCACATTCTTTAAATGCCGCCTGAAAATCCGAAGCAATAATGCGTCGGATTTTTTGTGCTTGCAAATAGTAAGCGTCATAGTAACCGTGACAAAGAACGTAAGTGCCTATCAAAATACGCCGCCTGACTTCTGCACCAAAACCTTCGGTTCGAGATCTTTGATACATATCGCCTAAGTCTTTGTAGTTGCTTGCACGATGGCCATAACGCACACCATCGAAACGACTCAAATTGCTTGATGCTTCCGCAGGAGCTAAAACGTAATAAACCGGAATGGAGAGTTTCGTTTTAGGAAGACTAACGTCAACCAGCTTAGCCCCTAAGCTTTCTAAAATTTTGGCAGCTTCATTAACTGATTTAGCAACATCACTCGCCAAACTCTCTGCAAAGAATTCTTTTGGCAATCCAATACGCAATCCCTCTAATGGCTTCGCAGAATTTGCATTGCTATCTTGCCAAGGTTGATTGAGGTAACGACCATAGTCCTCACCAGCGTCTGCCAGCGAGGTGGAATCTTTTGGATCATGTGATGACATTGCCGAAAGCAATAACGCGCAATCCTCAGCCGTCTTGCCCATGGGGCCAGCCTGATCCAAAGAAGAAGCATAGGCAATCATCCCGTAGCGGGAAACGCGCCCGTAAGTAGGCTTAATCCCCGTTAATCCACAAAATGCGGCAGGCTGACGAATTGAGCCGCCCGTATCGGTCCCAGTGGCAATCGGAGCTAAGCCTGCTGCAACTGCAGCCGCAGATCCGCCAGAGGACCCCCCAGCCACGTGAGCAGCATTCCAGGGATTGAGAACCGGTCCATAGGCTGAATTTTCATTGGATGAGCCCATCGCAAACTCGTCCATATTGGTTTTACCCAAGCAAACCATGCCTGCACCATGGGGGTTACCTTCACCCGGAATTCCGAGGTTGGCAACCACGGTGGCATCAAAAGGACTTTGATAGTTGGCCAAAATCTTGGAGGCTGCAGTGGACTTCCAGCCACGGGTCACGAATACATCTTTGTGCGCAATCGGAATCCCCGTCAATTTGCCGGCATTTCCAGAAGAAATTAATGAATCTGCTTTATCTGCTTGCTCTAAGCTTAAGTGAGCATTCACATCTATAAACGCATTCCACCGTTTTCCAGTCTCAATGCGCTCTAAAAAGTGCTGTGTAAGCTCCTTACTGGAAACCTTTTTTTCAGCTAAAGCTTTCGCCATCAAGGCAATTGGGGTGTTGTGCCAACTCATTCAATCACCTTTGGAACCAAGAAATAGCCATCCTGTTGAGCGGGGGCAGATTGCATATTTTGAGCACGGTCATCAGATTCGGTGACGTGATCGGCGCGCAAAGGTTGGGCCAGTTCACGTAAAAATAAAATGGGGTGGGCGAGTGGCTCTAGCCCGATTGTATCGACAGCCTGCATTTCTTCCACAAGGGAAAAAACCGCCTGTAGTTGGGGCAAAACTGCCTCGGCTTCTGCCTGACTTAACTCAAGCCTGGAAAGGTGCGCAATGCGCTGGACATCATTAAGTTTCATGGAGCGCTAGAGTATCATTCTCATATATTTTCATTAACACTTTCTATTTTCCCACTACAGCATGTTTGGTTTTTTCCGTAGCTTCTTTTCCAATGACCTAGCCATCGACCTAGGAACCGCGAACACCTTAATTTATATGCGTGAGCGGGGCATTGTCCTTGATGAGCCATCGGTTGTGGCAATTCGCCAAGAAGGCGGTCCAAACGGCAAAAAGACCATTTTGGCAATTGGAAAAGAAGCAAAAGCAATGTTGGGACGCGTTCCCGGCAATATTGAGGCCATTCGCCCCATGAAAGATGGTGTTATTGCTGATTTCACCATCACCGAGCAAATGCTCAAGCAATTTATCAAGTTGGTACATGAAAGCAAATTATTAAAGTTTAGTCTGCGCATCATCATTTGCGTTCCCTGCGGATCTACTCAAGTTGAACGTCGCGCGATTCGCGAGTCTGCTTTGGGTGCTGGTGCTTCACAAGTCTTTTTGATTGAGGAGCCTATGGCTGCTGCAATTGGTTCTGGACTACCAGTTTCCGAAGCGGCGGGTTCAATGGTAGTTGATATCGGTGGTGGCACAACCGAAGTTGGCGTGATGTCATTGGGTGGCATGGTCTACAAAGGATCAGTACGCGTTGGTGGTGATAAGTTTGATGAAGCGATCACCAATTACATCCGTCGCAACTACGGGATGTTGATTGGCGAACAAACTGCTGAGCTCATTAAGAAGACTATTGGCTCCGCCTTCCCAGGCACTGAGGTGCGTGAGATGGAAGTAAAGGGTCGCAATCTTTCAGAAGGTATTCCACGTAGTTTCACTGTTACCAGCAATGAAATTCTTGAGGCACTAACAGATCCATTGAATCAAATCGTGACTGCAGTTAAGGCGGCGCTTGAACAAATTCCACCTGAGCTCGCATCAGATATTGCCGAGTGCGGCATGATGCTGACAGGCGGTGGCGCCTTATTGCGTGACCTTGATCGCCTGTTGTTAGAAGAAACCGGTTTGCCAATTCATGTTGCAGAAGACCCATTAACTTGCGTAGCACGTGGTTGTGGTATTGCACTTGAGCGCATGGAC contains:
- the gatA gene encoding Asp-tRNA(Asn)/Glu-tRNA(Gln) amidotransferase subunit GatA, producing the protein MSWHNTPIALMAKALAEKKVSSKELTQHFLERIETGKRWNAFIDVNAHLSLEQADKADSLISSGNAGKLTGIPIAHKDVFVTRGWKSTAASKILANYQSPFDATVVANLGIPGEGNPHGAGMVCLGKTNMDEFAMGSSNENSAYGPVLNPWNAAHVAGGSSGGSAAAVAAGLAPIATGTDTGGSIRQPAAFCGLTGIKPTYGRVSRYGMIAYASSLDQAGPMGKTAEDCALLLSAMSSHDPKDSTSLADAGEDYGRYLNQPWQDSNANSAKPLEGLRIGLPKEFFAESLASDVAKSVNEAAKILESLGAKLVDVSLPKTKLSIPVYYVLAPAEASSNLSRFDGVRYGHRASNYKDLGDMYQRSRTEGFGAEVRRRILIGTYVLCHGYYDAYYLQAQKIRRIIASDFQAAFKECDVILGSVAPDVAWRLGEKSNDPVQMYLEDIYTLSTNLAGLPAMSAPCGFNANNLPIGMQLIGNYFSEARLLQVAHQYQQSTDWHLRQASEVA
- a CDS encoding rod shape-determining protein, whose product is MFGFFRSFFSNDLAIDLGTANTLIYMRERGIVLDEPSVVAIRQEGGPNGKKTILAIGKEAKAMLGRVPGNIEAIRPMKDGVIADFTITEQMLKQFIKLVHESKLLKFSLRIIICVPCGSTQVERRAIRESALGAGASQVFLIEEPMAAAIGSGLPVSEAAGSMVVDIGGGTTEVGVMSLGGMVYKGSVRVGGDKFDEAITNYIRRNYGMLIGEQTAELIKKTIGSAFPGTEVREMEVKGRNLSEGIPRSFTVTSNEILEALTDPLNQIVTAVKAALEQIPPELASDIAECGMMLTGGGALLRDLDRLLLEETGLPIHVAEDPLTCVARGCGIALERMDKLGGVFSHE
- the gatC gene encoding Asp-tRNA(Asn)/Glu-tRNA(Gln) amidotransferase subunit GatC — its product is MKLNDVQRIAHLSRLELSQAEAEAVLPQLQAVFSLVEEMQAVDTIGLEPLAHPILFLRELAQPLRADHVTESDDRAQNMQSAPAQQDGYFLVPKVIE